One part of the Hyphomicrobiales bacterium genome encodes these proteins:
- a CDS encoding RNA polymerase factor sigma-32: MNDGSGPRRDFVKKAMQAPYLERDEEHALAVSWKERQDQDALHQLTQAHMRLVIAISARFRHFGLPMSDLIQEGHVGLLEAAARFEPAREVRFSTYATWWIRASIQDFILRNWSIVRGGTSSAQKALFFNLRRLRARITQDGTVSPSEMHRQVASAIGVSVNDVATMDVRLSGSDASLNAPISDGEDGGSADRQDFLPDNSPLQDEMVGDVIDSERRNNWLAKALEVLNERELKIVRERRLAEDGATLEALGQTLGISKERVRQLESRALEKLKMALLDQQNAGSYV; this comes from the coding sequence ATGAATGATGGATCAGGCCCACGGCGGGACTTCGTCAAGAAGGCGATGCAGGCCCCCTATCTTGAACGCGACGAAGAGCATGCTTTGGCCGTCTCCTGGAAGGAACGGCAAGACCAGGATGCGCTGCACCAACTGACCCAGGCCCATATGCGCTTGGTGATCGCCATTTCCGCCCGCTTCCGCCATTTCGGCCTGCCGATGAGCGACCTCATCCAGGAAGGCCATGTCGGCCTGCTCGAAGCCGCCGCCCGGTTTGAGCCGGCCCGTGAAGTGCGCTTCTCCACCTATGCAACCTGGTGGATCAGAGCCTCGATCCAAGACTTCATCCTGCGCAACTGGTCAATCGTGCGCGGCGGGACATCATCTGCCCAAAAAGCTTTGTTCTTTAATTTGAGGCGCTTACGCGCTCGTATCACACAAGATGGCACCGTCTCCCCCTCCGAGATGCACCGCCAGGTCGCCTCGGCCATCGGTGTCTCGGTCAACGATGTCGCCACCATGGATGTCCGCTTGTCCGGTTCCGATGCGTCGCTGAACGCACCGATCTCCGACGGCGAGGACGGTGGCAGCGCTGACCGGCAGGACTTTCTGCCGGACAACAGCCCGCTGCAGGACGAGATGGTTGGTGACGTGATCGACTCCGAACGCCGCAACAATTGGCTCGCCAAAGCGCTGGAAGTGCTCAATGAGCGCGAGTTGAAGATCGTCCGCGAGCGACGGCTGGCCGAGGATGGCGCCACCCTGGAAGCGCTTGGCCAAACCCTTGGCATCTCCAAAGAGCGTGTGCGTCAGTTGGAAAGCCGGGCTTTGGAAAAGCTGAAAATGGCCCTGCTCGACCAGCAAAATGCTGGGTCTTACGTCTGA
- a CDS encoding helicase has product MPYTSRSKAPGAGVTAILGPTNTGKTYMAIERMMTHQTGVIGLPLRLLAREVYLKLCARAGEDKVALVTGEEKIIPMEPRYWVSTVEAMPRDLDVDFVAVDEVQMAANLERGHVFTDRILNVRGKLETMLLGAATIRGLLANLLPGITIIQRPRMSLITYAGSKKITRQPRRTAIVAFSANDVYSVAELIRRQRGGAAVVLGALSPRTRNAQVDLYQNGDVDFLVATDAIGMGLNLDVDHVAFAGRHKFDGFDYRELTAGEMGQISGRAGRHTRDGTFGVTGRTEPLDDYLVEKLETHSFEPVKRLQWRNANLDFSSIEALRDSMDDIPGHDLLTRALPQEDADTLDGVLRDKALRERATSRERVEMLWDACQLPDYRKIAPAQHIEIVGQLFAHIADRGTVPDDWMDAQLKNSDRVDGDIDALSARIAQVRTWTFVANRNAWLDDPTHWQERTRALEDRLSDALHEKLTQRFVDRRTSVLMRRLREKVMLEAMIASDGDVQVEGQHVGWLAGFRFTPDSTAEDLDGKAVRAAAQKALAAEIQRRAEKLSLADDAAFVLDAEGAIRWTGEVVAKLSASDDILKPKIILLADEQLTGGAREIVETRLTKWLTDQIEKHLGSLLALRNGDGLEGIARGIGFRLAEELGAIDRREIAGDVKALEQEARATLRKHGVRFGAYALFVPQLLKPAPAGLLATLWALQNGGMDQPGLRELPQLNASGRTSIPVDESFDQRLYPIAGFRVCGRRAVRFDILERLADLIRPLVSFRVGQTEGEAPEGAAEGAGFTVTVEMTSLLGCAGDDFSEVLKSLGYKMERKTVPIEPPALATEDAAKPAAEESASTGAATDSPVTDAPLAGSPASDPAADGPAPTETETVTAMAEPAPALETPEPATVEETSAEAPASETPAAPVAEPADAPAEAAVAETTETPAESEDEPTEQVIEIWRPAPNRPRNQGRPGGRRQNAGQGHEAGKGSEAGNGQERPPRQRTGKGKRADRGDGRGDKRGKGPRRKDGREGGKPSGPRTYTAAPPKKERKADPDSPFAALAGLLDGQDTSPKDGDS; this is encoded by the coding sequence ATGCCCTACACCTCCCGCTCCAAGGCGCCCGGTGCTGGTGTGACGGCCATTCTTGGCCCCACCAACACCGGCAAGACCTACATGGCGATCGAGCGCATGATGACCCATCAGACGGGCGTCATCGGGCTACCGCTGCGCCTGCTCGCGCGCGAGGTCTACCTGAAGCTTTGCGCCAGGGCAGGAGAGGACAAGGTCGCGCTGGTGACGGGCGAGGAAAAAATCATCCCGATGGAGCCGCGCTATTGGGTCTCCACGGTGGAGGCCATGCCGCGCGATCTGGATGTGGATTTCGTCGCCGTCGACGAAGTGCAGATGGCTGCCAACCTGGAACGCGGCCACGTCTTCACCGACCGCATTTTGAACGTGCGCGGCAAGCTGGAAACCATGCTCTTAGGCGCGGCGACCATTCGCGGTCTGCTGGCCAATCTGTTGCCGGGCATCACCATCATTCAGCGCCCGCGCATGTCACTGATCACCTATGCGGGTTCAAAGAAGATCACCCGCCAGCCACGCCGCACGGCCATTGTCGCGTTTTCCGCCAACGATGTGTACTCCGTCGCCGAACTGATCCGTCGCCAGCGTGGCGGCGCAGCGGTCGTGCTCGGAGCTCTCTCGCCACGCACCCGTAACGCACAGGTCGATCTCTACCAGAATGGCGACGTGGATTTTCTGGTCGCCACCGACGCCATCGGCATGGGGCTGAACCTCGATGTCGATCACGTCGCCTTCGCCGGACGGCACAAATTTGACGGCTTTGACTATCGCGAGCTGACCGCCGGCGAGATGGGCCAGATCTCTGGCCGCGCAGGGCGGCACACCCGCGACGGCACCTTTGGCGTGACTGGCCGCACCGAACCGTTGGACGATTATCTGGTCGAGAAACTGGAAACCCACAGTTTTGAGCCGGTCAAACGCCTGCAATGGCGCAACGCCAACCTTGATTTTTCATCCATCGAAGCCCTGCGCGACAGCATGGACGACATCCCTGGTCACGATCTGCTGACGCGCGCCCTGCCGCAAGAAGACGCCGACACGCTTGATGGCGTTCTGCGCGACAAGGCTTTGCGCGAACGCGCCACTAGCCGCGAACGCGTCGAAATGCTTTGGGATGCCTGCCAGCTTCCCGATTACCGCAAGATCGCGCCTGCCCAACACATCGAGATCGTTGGCCAGCTGTTCGCCCATATCGCCGATCGCGGCACGGTGCCGGACGACTGGATGGACGCGCAACTGAAGAACTCCGACCGCGTTGACGGAGACATTGATGCGCTGTCAGCGCGCATTGCCCAGGTCCGCACTTGGACCTTTGTCGCAAACCGAAATGCGTGGCTCGATGATCCCACGCATTGGCAGGAGCGCACGCGCGCGCTAGAGGACCGCCTGTCGGATGCGCTTCATGAAAAGCTGACACAACGGTTTGTGGACCGACGCACCAGCGTGCTTATGCGACGCTTGAGGGAGAAGGTGATGCTTGAGGCGATGATCGCAAGCGATGGCGATGTTCAAGTCGAGGGCCAGCATGTGGGCTGGCTCGCGGGCTTCCGATTTACGCCGGATTCAACGGCTGAGGACTTGGACGGCAAAGCGGTCCGCGCCGCAGCGCAGAAAGCTCTGGCCGCCGAAATCCAGCGCCGCGCTGAAAAACTGTCACTCGCCGACGATGCCGCCTTTGTCCTTGATGCGGAAGGCGCCATCCGTTGGACCGGTGAAGTCGTCGCCAAGCTGTCGGCCTCCGACGATATTTTGAAGCCGAAGATCATTCTGTTGGCCGACGAGCAACTAACCGGCGGCGCGCGCGAGATCGTCGAAACACGGCTCACCAAATGGCTGACCGATCAGATCGAAAAGCATCTTGGAAGTCTGCTCGCCCTGCGCAACGGCGACGGCCTGGAAGGCATAGCCCGCGGCATCGGCTTCCGCTTGGCCGAGGAACTCGGCGCCATCGACCGCCGCGAAATCGCCGGCGATGTGAAAGCGCTGGAACAGGAAGCGCGCGCCACACTGCGTAAACATGGCGTGCGTTTTGGCGCCTACGCGCTGTTCGTTCCGCAACTGTTGAAGCCAGCCCCTGCCGGTTTGCTCGCAACGCTCTGGGCTCTGCAAAATGGCGGCATGGATCAGCCGGGTCTGCGCGAGCTGCCACAGCTCAATGCCTCGGGCCGCACGTCCATTCCGGTCGATGAGAGCTTCGACCAGCGTCTCTATCCGATTGCCGGTTTCCGTGTCTGCGGACGTCGCGCCGTGCGTTTCGATATCCTGGAGCGTCTTGCCGATCTCATCCGCCCCTTGGTGTCGTTCCGCGTCGGCCAAACAGAGGGCGAAGCACCTGAAGGCGCCGCAGAGGGCGCAGGGTTCACGGTGACCGTGGAAATGACATCGCTGCTTGGCTGCGCCGGTGATGATTTTTCCGAAGTGCTGAAATCGCTCGGCTACAAGATGGAGCGCAAGACCGTTCCCATCGAGCCACCGGCCCTTGCGACCGAAGATGCTGCCAAGCCTGCAGCGGAGGAATCCGCATCCACGGGGGCCGCGACGGACTCACCGGTGACCGATGCACCCTTGGCCGGTTCACCTGCGAGCGACCCTGCGGCAGACGGCCCAGCACCAACCGAAACTGAAACCGTAACCGCAATGGCAGAGCCCGCGCCAGCGCTGGAGACGCCCGAACCTGCCACCGTAGAAGAGACCAGCGCTGAGGCCCCTGCCAGTGAAACGCCTGCGGCACCGGTTGCCGAACCTGCTGATGCCCCGGCTGAGGCTGCCGTTGCCGAAACGACCGAGACCCCGGCCGAATCGGAAGACGAACCCACTGAACAGGTGATCGAGATCTGGCGCCCAGCACCCAATCGTCCGCGCAACCAGGGACGGCCAGGTGGTCGTCGCCAAAATGCCGGACAAGGCCACGAGGCTGGCAAGGGTTCTGAGGCCGGCAACGGCCAGGAGCGCCCGCCGCGCCAAAGAACCGGCAAAGGCAAACGTGCCGACCGTGGCGATGGTCGCGGTGACAAGCGCGGCAAGGGTCCAAGGCGCAAGGATGGACGCGAGGGCGGCAAGCCGTCCGGCCCACGCACCTACACCGCTGCCCCGCCGAAAAAGGAGCGCAAAGCCGATCCGGATTCGCCATTCGCGGCGCTGGCCGGCCTGCTCGATGGCCAAGACACCAGCCCAAAAGATGGCGACTCCTAA
- a CDS encoding RNA-binding S4 domain-containing protein, with protein sequence MATPNATDETSADKLRLDRWLFFSRLVKSRSLAAKMIENGQVRVNGEKTHQAKRAVGPGDVLTVALPRTGADAVKIIKLLACGTRRGPAAEAQALYEDLTPPPPPKDDRDMAAARRAPSPGRRPTKHERDRLQRLKRGLPDSP encoded by the coding sequence ATGGCGACTCCTAACGCTACCGACGAAACGTCAGCCGACAAGCTGCGGCTCGATCGCTGGCTGTTTTTCTCCCGGCTGGTGAAAAGCCGGTCTCTGGCCGCCAAGATGATCGAGAACGGCCAAGTACGGGTGAATGGCGAAAAGACCCACCAGGCCAAACGCGCTGTCGGTCCAGGCGATGTGCTCACCGTCGCTTTGCCGCGCACCGGGGCCGATGCGGTCAAGATCATCAAGCTTCTCGCCTGCGGAACGCGACGTGGTCCCGCCGCCGAAGCGCAGGCGCTCTACGAGGATTTGACGCCGCCGCCACCGCCCAAGGATGACCGCGACATGGCTGCAGCGCGGCGCGCACCAAGCCCAGGGCGGCGCCCGACAAAACATGAGCGCGACCGGCTGCAGAGGCTGAAACGCGGCCTGCCCGACAGCCCATGA
- a CDS encoding DUF3108 domain-containing protein, with protein sequence MTRTNHRILSRLFKASAALALGTATFLGSVQTIDHVAQVSPVAGPQPAQASVSSLRVTYAARLAGIRIGTGVLSANIDSGRYTATISAQTSSVGRLVSQGQGEAVSRGVFGNTVAVPVSYDLSASEEDLTNIVRMRLSRGDIAELSAEPPLSEHPNRVAVRAQHRRDVVDPVSALLMPVPNVESARGPAACERTLPLFDGRQRYDIAMTFVRMEQVQFGNGQAAVCRLRYRPIAGHRSNRRVNQDLAQNPNMYVWLSQVGDQALVAPVRMEIGLDFGTLSIQALDFAAQ encoded by the coding sequence GTGACCCGGACCAACCACCGCATTTTATCGCGTCTTTTCAAAGCCAGCGCAGCCTTGGCGCTTGGAACGGCAACCTTTCTTGGCTCGGTGCAGACCATCGACCACGTCGCGCAGGTGAGCCCGGTCGCCGGACCGCAGCCCGCCCAAGCGTCGGTGTCCAGCCTTCGCGTCACCTATGCCGCGCGCCTTGCCGGCATTCGTATCGGCACCGGCGTTCTATCCGCCAACATCGACAGCGGCCGCTACACCGCCACCATCTCCGCCCAGACAAGCTCCGTCGGTCGGTTGGTCAGCCAAGGCCAGGGCGAAGCGGTTTCGCGCGGGGTCTTTGGCAACACCGTCGCTGTTCCCGTGAGCTATGACCTGTCGGCGTCCGAAGAAGATCTCACCAACATCGTGCGCATGCGTCTGTCACGCGGTGATATTGCCGAGCTTTCCGCCGAACCGCCTTTGTCGGAACATCCAAACCGCGTCGCCGTACGCGCGCAGCATCGCCGCGATGTGGTTGATCCGGTTTCGGCGCTTCTGATGCCGGTACCGAACGTGGAAAGCGCCCGCGGCCCCGCCGCTTGCGAGCGCACGCTGCCGCTCTTCGACGGTCGTCAGCGCTACGATATCGCTATGACGTTTGTGCGCATGGAACAGGTCCAGTTCGGCAATGGTCAGGCCGCTGTCTGCCGCTTGCGCTATCGCCCGATCGCGGGCCACCGCTCCAACCGCCGCGTAAACCAGGATCTAGCGCAGAACCCGAACATGTATGTTTGGCTGTCGCAAGTGGGCGATCAGGCGCTTGTTGCACCGGTGCGCATGGAAATCGGTCTGGACTTCGGCACCTTGTCGATCCAGGCGCTCGACTTCGCCGCACAATAG
- a CDS encoding gamma-glutamylcyclotransferase, giving the protein MSMSAEMRLASYGTLAPGRENHAQVADLQGTWVEGTVRGRATVNPSGRWAGYPGFVLDPHAGLVEVFIFESADLPGHWPHVDAFEGEAYRRVVTAAKTPRGSIEVSIYELKQD; this is encoded by the coding sequence ATGTCCATGTCAGCCGAAATGCGCCTTGCCAGCTATGGAACTTTGGCGCCAGGCCGGGAAAATCACGCGCAAGTGGCCGATCTGCAAGGGACATGGGTCGAAGGCACAGTGCGCGGTCGTGCCACTGTCAATCCGTCAGGACGATGGGCAGGTTATCCAGGGTTTGTGCTCGACCCGCACGCCGGTCTGGTTGAAGTCTTCATCTTCGAGTCCGCCGACCTGCCTGGTCATTGGCCGCACGTGGATGCCTTTGAAGGCGAGGCCTACAGGCGTGTTGTCACGGCAGCAAAAACGCCACGGGGCTCGATCGAGGTGTCGATCTACGAACTCAAACAGGACTAG
- the rpmB gene encoding 50S ribosomal protein L28: MARRCELTGKGVQTGNNVSHANNKTRRRWLPNLNTVSLVSDSLGRTVRLRISASALRSVEHRGGLDAFLLKARDTELSANALKVKKEVLKAQSA, encoded by the coding sequence ATGGCGCGTCGTTGTGAATTGACCGGCAAGGGTGTGCAGACTGGCAACAATGTCAGCCATGCCAACAACAAAACCCGTCGCCGCTGGCTGCCGAACCTGAACACCGTTTCGCTCGTTTCCGATTCGCTTGGCCGTACGGTGCGCCTGCGCATTTCTGCCAGTGCACTGCGCTCGGTGGAGCATCGCGGTGGTCTTGACGCCTTTCTGTTGAAGGCACGCGACACCGAGCTTTCGGCCAATGCGCTGAAAGTGAAGAAAGAAGTGCTGAAAGCCCAGTCCGCTTAA
- a CDS encoding LysE family translocator: MLSEYLPHLILAWSIQLMGIVSPGPGVMLILGVATSRGRAASLVTSFGIASGSVVLATATVLGVTAILAQMADAMTVLRWLGAAYLFWLAYKSLKTAWRNPPLPKAQATTVSPLRTGLTGFGLQISNPKAIGFWLAIAAVGGIGEAPLSVILLFISVAFLNSFLGHGAYAMLLSSPPIRSLYGRFRRIIEGVLGSLFLAAGLRLALSR; this comes from the coding sequence ATGCTGAGCGAATACCTGCCGCACCTTATCCTGGCCTGGTCCATTCAGTTGATGGGGATCGTCTCGCCGGGCCCGGGTGTAATGCTTATCCTCGGCGTTGCCACCAGCCGAGGCCGCGCCGCCTCGCTCGTCACCTCCTTTGGCATTGCAAGCGGATCCGTGGTTCTGGCAACGGCCACCGTCCTTGGCGTCACCGCCATCCTTGCGCAAATGGCCGATGCCATGACTGTGCTGCGCTGGCTCGGCGCCGCCTATCTGTTTTGGCTTGCCTACAAGTCGCTGAAAACGGCCTGGCGTAACCCGCCCTTGCCAAAAGCGCAGGCAACAACCGTCAGCCCCTTGCGCACAGGCCTCACCGGATTTGGCCTGCAAATCTCCAACCCCAAAGCCATCGGGTTCTGGCTCGCCATCGCCGCCGTTGGCGGTATCGGTGAAGCGCCCCTGTCAGTCATCCTGCTGTTCATCAGTGTGGCGTTCTTGAACTCGTTCCTCGGCCATGGCGCCTACGCGATGCTCTTGTCCTCACCACCGATCCGCAGCCTTTACGGGCGGTTTCGTCGCATCATTGAGGGGGTTCTTGGTTCGCTCTTTTTGGCCGCCGGTCTGCGCTTGGCACTAAGCCGTTAG
- a CDS encoding VUT family protein, giving the protein MTKTAFFIAAMLGMAAVIVVSNVLVQYPLAGSLGPLALGDLLTWGAFTFPLAFLVTDFANRAFGAAKARQVVLVGFAVAVVLSFVFATPRIALASGLSFLVAQMLDVQLFAHLNRGEKKAAWWQPPAVSSFFGSMVDTALFFTLAFAAFLTPLVGFGDGFATEMATLFGLLAVDAPRWVSWALGDLSIKLLAIPVLLFPYRLLLLSTGLDARPVQAA; this is encoded by the coding sequence ATGACCAAGACAGCTTTCTTTATCGCCGCTATGCTGGGCATGGCGGCGGTTATCGTTGTGTCCAACGTGCTGGTGCAGTACCCGCTGGCCGGCTCATTAGGGCCATTGGCTTTGGGCGATCTGCTCACCTGGGGTGCATTCACTTTCCCGCTTGCCTTTTTGGTCACGGATTTCGCCAACCGCGCCTTCGGCGCTGCCAAAGCCCGTCAGGTGGTGCTGGTCGGTTTTGCGGTCGCCGTGGTCTTGTCGTTCGTGTTTGCAACGCCGCGCATCGCGCTGGCTTCGGGCCTGTCGTTCCTGGTGGCGCAGATGTTGGATGTGCAGCTGTTCGCCCACCTCAATCGCGGTGAAAAGAAAGCCGCCTGGTGGCAGCCGCCCGCTGTTTCGTCGTTCTTCGGCTCGATGGTCGATACGGCCCTCTTCTTCACGCTGGCCTTTGCCGCGTTCCTGACGCCGTTGGTCGGGTTTGGCGATGGGTTTGCTACCGAGATGGCAACGTTGTTCGGCCTGCTGGCTGTGGACGCGCCGCGCTGGGTAAGCTGGGCGCTGGGTGATCTCTCGATCAAGCTGCTCGCAATCCCGGTTTTGCTCTTTCCCTATCGTCTGCTGCTGCTGTCTACAGGTCTGGACGCGCGACCGGTGCAGGCGGCGTAA
- a CDS encoding esterase-like activity of phytase family protein, producing the protein MRRRIAALALAATLSPAIADEPITITATSLPVFDRSAPDNRFGPLTYLGGLALSSRHRDFEALSGLTMQDERLIMVTDEGDWVTATLETEPDGTPTGLTDARIGPLRNTDGTPMQSKRLADAEAVMLIGDELWVTFERNQPIRAYEANAGAPSGAARLPFGDAAPLTGSRNAGLEAMVHMLNGPLAGETLVFLEEPPRRASEPTAARLAASSEVIPFAVQRQDRYAVTGAAALPSGDVVIVERRFSWDDGIFMRLKLLPAEEILAGAVRPRLLLDADGSTIIDNMEGIAVTDHPDGPILTLISDDNGNFFQRTVLLRFQITGDLSDLPALTPPAPVARPDL; encoded by the coding sequence TTGCGTCGTAGAATTGCTGCGCTTGCATTGGCGGCGACGCTATCGCCTGCCATCGCCGATGAACCCATCACCATCACCGCCACATCGCTGCCCGTCTTCGACAGGTCAGCGCCAGATAACCGCTTCGGCCCACTGACTTATTTAGGGGGTTTGGCGCTTTCCAGCCGCCATCGCGATTTTGAGGCCCTCTCCGGCCTCACTATGCAAGACGAGCGCCTGATCATGGTGACCGATGAAGGCGATTGGGTAACGGCCACTCTGGAAACCGAGCCCGATGGCACACCAACCGGGCTCACCGATGCGCGCATCGGTCCACTGCGCAACACCGATGGCACACCCATGCAGTCCAAGCGCTTGGCCGACGCCGAAGCCGTTATGCTGATCGGCGACGAGCTTTGGGTGACGTTTGAGCGTAACCAGCCGATCCGCGCCTATGAAGCCAATGCCGGTGCGCCGAGCGGGGCCGCTCGCCTGCCCTTCGGCGATGCTGCTCCTCTTACCGGAAGCCGCAATGCTGGCTTGGAAGCCATGGTTCACATGCTGAATGGACCGCTTGCCGGCGAAACACTGGTGTTTCTGGAAGAACCACCGCGACGCGCGTCAGAACCGACGGCCGCCAGGCTCGCCGCATCAAGCGAGGTCATACCCTTCGCTGTCCAGCGCCAAGACCGCTACGCCGTCACCGGCGCAGCCGCACTGCCGAGCGGCGATGTGGTGATCGTGGAACGCCGCTTCTCCTGGGATGACGGTATCTTCATGCGGCTGAAACTGCTGCCGGCAGAGGAAATTCTCGCAGGCGCCGTCCGCCCACGCCTGCTTCTCGATGCCGATGGGAGCACGATCATTGACAACATGGAAGGGATCGCCGTGACCGATCACCCGGACGGGCCGATACTGACGTTGATTTCCGATGACAATGGCAATTTTTTCCAGCGCACCGTTTTGCTGCGCTTTCAGATCACCGGCGATCTGAGCGACTTGCCAGCGCTTACGCCGCCTGCACCGGTCGCGCGTCCAGACCTGTAG
- a CDS encoding ferredoxin family protein yields the protein MTYIVTENCIKCKYTDCVEVCPVDCFYEGENMLVIHPDECIDCGVCEPECPADAIKPDTEPGLESWLTLNTKYASEWPNITMKKEQLPDAEAFDGKSGKLELFSAEPGEGD from the coding sequence ATGACCTACATCGTCACGGAAAACTGCATCAAATGTAAGTACACCGATTGTGTGGAGGTCTGTCCGGTTGATTGCTTCTATGAGGGCGAGAACATGCTCGTCATTCATCCCGACGAGTGCATCGACTGCGGCGTGTGCGAGCCCGAATGCCCGGCTGACGCGATCAAACCCGACACCGAACCGGGCCTGGAATCTTGGCTGACGCTAAACACCAAATACGCGTCTGAATGGCCCAACATCACCATGAAGAAAGAACAGTTGCCCGATGCGGAAGCTTTTGACGGCAAATCCGGTAAGCTAGAGCTGTTCTCCGCCGAGCCGGGCGAAGGTGATTGA
- a CDS encoding CarD family transcriptional regulator, with protein MATAKKTTQKQGFKVNEQIVYPSHGVGRIVAIEKQEIAGLTLELFVITFDKDKMTLRVPVAKVESVGMRKLAEDGLVEKSLKTIKGRARVKRAMWSRRAQEYEAKINSGDLIQIAEVVRDLYRAESQPEQSYSERQLYEAALDRMAREIAAVNSMTETEAVRLIEQTLAKSPSRVKAVEEAEEGDAEDQSAAA; from the coding sequence ATGGCGACCGCAAAAAAAACGACGCAGAAACAGGGTTTCAAAGTCAATGAGCAGATCGTGTATCCGTCTCATGGCGTTGGCCGCATCGTGGCCATCGAAAAGCAAGAGATTGCCGGCCTGACACTGGAGCTTTTTGTCATCACCTTCGACAAGGACAAGATGACCCTGCGTGTGCCTGTGGCCAAAGTTGAAAGCGTTGGTATGCGCAAGCTTGCCGAAGACGGTTTGGTGGAAAAATCCCTGAAGACGATCAAAGGCCGCGCCCGCGTGAAGCGCGCCATGTGGTCGCGTCGCGCGCAGGAATATGAAGCCAAGATCAATTCCGGCGACCTGATTCAGATCGCTGAAGTGGTTCGCGACTTGTATCGCGCTGAAAGCCAGCCCGAGCAGTCTTACTCCGAGCGCCAGCTTTATGAAGCGGCTCTTGACCGGATGGCCCGCGAGATTGCTGCGGTCAACAGCATGACCGAGACCGAAGCCGTGCGCCTGATCGAACAGACTTTGGCCAAAAGCCCGAGTCGTGTGAAAGCGGTTGAAGAGGCCGAAGAAGGTGATGCTGAGGACCAAAGCGCGGCCGCTTAG